In a genomic window of Stakelama saccharophila:
- the recQ gene encoding DNA helicase RecQ, whose translation MTDPTDILRTTFGFSGFRGVQHSVVERVLAGERTLAVMPTGAGKSLCYQLPAVAMAGTCVVVSPLIALMHDQLRAAEAVGIRAATLTSVDDNRAETVARFRAGELDLLYVAPERASSGHFRDLLGQAKLALFAIDEAHCVSEWGHDFRPDYRLLRPLLDAFPDVPRLALTATADAHTRADILDQLGIPRDGLIVAGFDRPNIRYAISPRSNTTKQLSDIIAENPGPGIVYAQTRAQTEKLAEALARTGRPTRAYHAGLDPAVRARNQADFVASEDMVICATVAFGMGIDKPDVRFVAHAGTPKSIEAYYQETGRAGRDGDPAVAHLFWGADDFARARQRIGEVEPARQAGERARLTALGALVETAGCRRAILLRHFGEDPPESCGNCDNCLHPPKAVDASVTAQKFLSAVFRTGQMFGVGYVESVLLGKSSERSLMNGHEKLSVWGIVEEDEAALIKPVSRALLLRDALRTNPHGGLEFGPAARPILKGEATVELVLPPRRERRRRGGANSSPNPVGNPLFEALRDLRREIAQETGLPPYVIFHDSVLRDMALSRPGTLSAMGEISGVGAKKLEAYGQAFLNIIREAA comes from the coding sequence GTGACCGATCCCACCGACATCCTGCGCACCACCTTCGGCTTTTCCGGTTTTCGCGGCGTCCAGCACTCGGTGGTGGAGCGCGTGCTGGCGGGTGAGCGGACGCTGGCGGTGATGCCGACGGGCGCGGGCAAGTCGCTATGCTACCAGTTGCCGGCGGTGGCGATGGCGGGCACCTGCGTGGTCGTGTCGCCGCTGATCGCGCTGATGCACGACCAGTTGCGCGCGGCGGAAGCCGTCGGCATCCGCGCGGCCACGCTGACGAGCGTCGACGACAACCGCGCCGAGACGGTGGCGCGGTTCCGGGCGGGCGAGCTGGACCTGCTCTATGTCGCGCCCGAACGCGCGTCGTCGGGCCATTTCCGTGACCTGCTGGGACAGGCGAAGCTCGCGCTGTTCGCGATCGACGAGGCCCATTGCGTTTCCGAATGGGGCCATGACTTCAGGCCCGATTACCGCCTGCTCCGCCCCCTGCTCGACGCGTTTCCCGACGTCCCCCGACTGGCGCTGACGGCGACGGCGGATGCGCATACGCGCGCCGACATTCTCGATCAGCTCGGCATCCCGCGCGACGGGCTGATCGTCGCGGGGTTCGACCGGCCCAATATCCGCTATGCGATTTCCCCGCGAAGCAATACGACGAAGCAGCTTTCCGACATCATCGCGGAAAATCCCGGGCCGGGCATCGTCTATGCGCAGACTCGCGCGCAGACCGAAAAGCTGGCGGAGGCGCTCGCCCGCACCGGCCGGCCGACACGCGCTTATCATGCCGGGCTCGACCCGGCGGTGCGCGCGCGCAACCAGGCCGATTTCGTTGCATCCGAGGACATGGTGATCTGCGCCACCGTCGCGTTCGGCATGGGAATCGACAAGCCCGATGTGCGCTTCGTCGCGCATGCCGGCACGCCCAAGTCGATCGAAGCCTATTACCAGGAAACCGGCCGCGCGGGGCGCGACGGCGATCCGGCGGTGGCGCACCTGTTCTGGGGCGCCGACGATTTCGCCCGCGCGCGCCAGCGGATCGGCGAGGTCGAACCGGCGCGGCAGGCGGGGGAGCGGGCGCGGCTGACCGCACTCGGCGCACTGGTCGAGACCGCCGGGTGCCGGCGCGCGATCCTGCTGCGCCATTTCGGCGAGGACCCGCCCGAGAGTTGCGGCAATTGCGACAATTGCTTGCACCCGCCCAAGGCGGTCGATGCGAGTGTGACGGCGCAGAAATTCCTATCCGCCGTATTCCGCACCGGGCAGATGTTCGGCGTCGGCTATGTCGAGAGCGTGCTGCTGGGCAAATCGTCCGAGCGCAGCCTGATGAACGGGCACGAGAAACTGTCGGTATGGGGCATTGTCGAGGAGGATGAGGCGGCGCTGATCAAGCCGGTCAGCCGCGCGCTGCTGCTGCGCGATGCGCTGCGTACCAACCCGCATGGCGGACTGGAATTCGGACCGGCTGCGCGGCCGATCCTGAAGGGCGAGGCGACGGTCGAGCTCGTTCTGCCGCCCAGGCGCGAACGGCGGCGGCGCGGCGGGGCCAATAGCTCGCCCAATCCGGTCGGCAATCCGCTGTTCGAGGCGCTGCGCGACCTGCGGCGCGAAATCGCGCAGGAAACCGGGCTGCCGCCTTATGTCATCTTCCACGATTCGGTGCTGCGCGACATGGCGCTCAGCCGCCCCGGCACGCTGTCGGCGATGGGCGAGATTTCAGGCGTTGGCGCGAAGAAACTGGAAGCCTATGGTCAGGCATTTCTCAACATCATTCGAGAGGCGGCCTAG
- a CDS encoding TIGR01244 family sulfur transferase — translation MRRIDDSLSVSPQIGPADVTEIARAGFTTIINNRPDGEETDQPEGDAIRTAAETLGLDYAEIPVTSAGFSHAQVNAMRAALDGAKGPVFAYCRSGTRSTNLWALAEAKAGGDPDTIVAKARAAGYDLTAIRPMLDALAGAR, via the coding sequence GTGCGCAGAATCGACGATTCCCTATCGGTGTCCCCGCAGATCGGCCCTGCCGACGTGACCGAGATCGCGCGCGCGGGCTTTACGACCATCATCAACAACCGCCCCGACGGCGAGGAAACCGACCAGCCGGAAGGCGACGCGATCCGAACCGCCGCCGAAACGCTGGGGCTCGATTATGCCGAAATCCCGGTGACGAGCGCCGGGTTCAGCCATGCGCAGGTAAACGCGATGCGCGCCGCGCTCGATGGAGCAAAGGGACCGGTGTTCGCCTATTGCCGATCGGGCACGCGGTCGACCAACCTGTGGGCGCTTGCCGAGGCGAAGGCGGGCGGCGATCCGGACACGATCGTCGCCAAAGCGAGAGCCGCGGGATACGACCTCACCGCCATCCGCCCGATGCTCGACGCGCTGGCCGGAGCGCGGTGA
- a CDS encoding ammonium transporter, translating to MRIPMKLAGGAGLAIFAALPAWAQDAALQAPAAAAGPTVDKGDTAWMMVATILVLAMILPGLALFYGGLARAKNMLSVMTQVGAVAAFAMLIWVMWGYTMAFGDGGNGFVAGFGKLFLAGVTSESTAATFTEGVAIPEYVFVCFQMTFAAITVALVLGSVVERMKFSAVMVFALIWLTIVYFPIAHMVWAGNGVFFEMGALDFAGGTVVHINAGVSALVAALILGKRIGYPTERMAPHSLTMTGIGTGLLWVGWFGFNAGSALEANGSAALAMINTFVATASAGLFWMLAERLSGHKGSALGFCSGIIAGLVAVTPAAGNSGPFGAIVLGAVASIICYLAVSVVKPKLGYDDALDAFGIHGIGGMIGAIGTGIVYAPVFGGPGGADFSIGSQLGIQIAAVAATIVWAAIGTAIAIFIAKALTGLRVSEQVEREGLDLGEHGERAYNY from the coding sequence ATGAGAATTCCGATGAAGCTCGCCGGCGGCGCCGGCCTCGCCATCTTCGCGGCACTTCCCGCCTGGGCACAGGATGCGGCGCTTCAGGCGCCCGCGGCTGCTGCCGGTCCGACCGTCGACAAGGGCGACACCGCATGGATGATGGTCGCGACCATCCTCGTGCTGGCGATGATCCTGCCCGGTCTCGCGTTGTTCTATGGCGGCCTTGCACGGGCCAAGAACATGCTGTCCGTCATGACGCAGGTCGGCGCGGTCGCCGCCTTCGCCATGCTGATCTGGGTGATGTGGGGCTATACCATGGCCTTCGGCGACGGCGGCAATGGCTTCGTCGCCGGCTTCGGCAAGCTGTTCCTGGCCGGCGTCACGTCCGAAAGCACCGCCGCGACCTTCACCGAAGGCGTGGCGATTCCCGAATATGTCTTCGTCTGCTTTCAGATGACCTTTGCCGCGATCACCGTTGCGCTGGTGCTCGGCTCGGTGGTCGAGCGGATGAAATTCTCGGCGGTCATGGTGTTCGCGCTGATCTGGCTGACCATCGTCTATTTTCCGATCGCGCATATGGTGTGGGCGGGAAACGGCGTGTTCTTCGAAATGGGCGCGCTCGATTTCGCGGGCGGCACGGTGGTGCATATCAATGCCGGCGTGTCCGCACTGGTGGCGGCCCTCATCCTCGGCAAGCGCATCGGCTATCCGACCGAGCGCATGGCACCGCACTCGCTCACCATGACGGGGATCGGCACCGGGCTGCTGTGGGTCGGCTGGTTCGGGTTCAACGCAGGTTCCGCGCTGGAGGCCAACGGCTCGGCCGCGCTCGCGATGATCAACACCTTCGTCGCCACCGCATCCGCCGGCCTGTTCTGGATGCTGGCCGAGCGCTTGTCGGGCCACAAGGGATCGGCGCTGGGTTTCTGCTCGGGCATCATTGCCGGCCTGGTCGCGGTCACGCCCGCGGCCGGCAATTCGGGTCCGTTCGGCGCGATCGTGCTCGGCGCGGTGGCCAGCATCATCTGCTACCTGGCAGTGTCTGTCGTAAAGCCGAAGCTCGGCTATGACGACGCGCTCGATGCGTTCGGCATTCACGGTATCGGCGGCATGATCGGGGCGATCGGCACCGGCATCGTCTATGCGCCGGTATTCGGCGGGCCGGGCGGCGCCGATTTCTCCATCGGATCGCAGCTCGGCATCCAGATCGCCGCTGTCGCTGCCACGATCGTCTGGGCTGCGATCGGCACCGCCATCGCCATCTTCATCGCCAAGGCGCTCACCGGTCTGAGGGTCAGCGAGCAGGTCGAACGCGAAGGCCTCGACCTCGGCGAACATGGCGAGCGCGCCTATAATTACTGA
- a CDS encoding P-II family nitrogen regulator → MKLVIAIIKPFKLDDVREALTEVGVAGMTVSEVKGFGRQKGQTEIYRGAEYSTNMVPKIKIEVVCAADLAGRVVEAVQSAANTGAIGDGKIFVLDVGQAVRIRTGETDDNAL, encoded by the coding sequence ATGAAATTGGTCATCGCCATCATCAAGCCGTTCAAGCTCGATGACGTGCGCGAGGCGCTGACGGAGGTCGGCGTTGCGGGCATGACGGTCAGCGAGGTGAAGGGCTTTGGTCGGCAAAAGGGGCAGACCGAAATCTATCGCGGAGCGGAATACAGCACCAACATGGTGCCGAAGATCAAGATCGAGGTGGTCTGCGCGGCCGACCTCGCCGGCCGCGTCGTCGAAGCGGTCCAGAGCGCGGCGAACACCGGCGCTATCGGCGACGGCAAGATTTTCGTCCTCGACGTCGGCCAGGCCGTGCGCATCCGCACCGGCGAAACCGACGACAACGCGCTGTGA
- a CDS encoding DUF2007 domain-containing protein: MALVELGRFNRFEAHIVQGRLESEGIPAFSFDAEASIADGSAFLIPVRVMVDERDLELARKMLDNLPEI, from the coding sequence ATGGCGCTGGTCGAACTCGGCCGCTTCAACCGCTTCGAGGCGCATATCGTCCAGGGCCGGCTGGAGTCGGAGGGTATCCCGGCCTTCTCCTTCGATGCCGAAGCCAGCATCGCCGATGGCAGCGCGTTCCTGATCCCGGTGCGGGTAATGGTGGACGAGCGCGATCTCGAGCTTGCTCGAAAGATGCTGGATAATCTGCCTGAAATTTAG
- a CDS encoding type II toxin-antitoxin system CcdA family antitoxin: MGPDTHFSGKRKAVNLSLDTGVVQAAREAGLNLSQVCEAALRDASKKERERKWREDNREWAEAHNAWIEKNGLPLERYRLF; encoded by the coding sequence ATGGGACCTGACACCCACTTTTCCGGCAAGCGCAAAGCGGTGAATCTTTCGCTTGATACCGGCGTGGTACAAGCCGCGCGCGAGGCCGGGTTGAACCTGAGCCAGGTGTGCGAAGCGGCGCTGCGCGATGCCAGCAAGAAGGAGCGCGAGCGAAAATGGCGCGAGGACAATCGCGAATGGGCCGAGGCGCATAATGCCTGGATAGAGAAGAACGGTCTTCCATTGGAACGTTACCGGCTGTTCTGA
- a CDS encoding CcdB family protein, with amino-acid sequence MAQFDIVRLAGGELAIDCQSDLLRDIATRFVVPLRKMPDAPPRRERLNPIFTVGDAEWVMVTQFASAVRCEQIDATIGSLGNDYLRVTAALDMLISGF; translated from the coding sequence ATGGCGCAGTTCGATATAGTCCGGCTCGCCGGCGGCGAACTCGCGATCGACTGTCAGAGCGATCTGCTTCGAGACATTGCCACGCGTTTCGTGGTGCCGCTTCGCAAAATGCCGGATGCTCCGCCGCGCCGCGAACGGCTGAACCCCATCTTCACGGTGGGCGACGCCGAGTGGGTGATGGTTACGCAGTTCGCATCCGCCGTCCGCTGCGAACAGATCGACGCGACCATCGGCTCGCTCGGAAACGATTATTTGCGCGTGACAGCCGCGCTCGACATGCTCATTTCCGGCTTTTGA
- the tldD gene encoding metalloprotease TldD, whose protein sequence is MTLSADPRSFLYRDALDPATAQRLTAGLLDKADDGELYLQYRKSEAFGFDDGRLKTASFNTDSGFGLRAVSGEATAFAHASEISADAIRRAGETMALIDPGAGAKATPPRHNNRHLYTDADPLDLVPFADKVNLCQTIDAAARARDPRVAQVSVGLLGSWQVVEIVRPDGFIATDIRPLTRLNVNITVEANGRRESGNFGLGGRAVYENLLKPETWNRAIDEALAQALTNLESVDAPSGVMPVLLGPGWPGVLLHEAVGHGLEGDFNRKGTSAFSGRIGERVAAPGVTVVDDGSLADRRGSLSIDDEGTPTQENVLIEDGILKGYIQDRLNARLMGVEPTGNGRRQGYEYAPMPRMTNTFMKAGMDDPAELMSRVKKGIYAKAFGGGQVDIVSGKFVFSCTEAYRIENGKLGAPIKGATLIGDGPTALTKVLGIGNDFALDEGIGMCGKGGQSVPAGVGQPTLLVDGLTVGGTAA, encoded by the coding sequence ATGACCCTATCTGCCGATCCCCGTTCTTTCCTGTATCGCGACGCGCTCGATCCCGCGACGGCGCAAAGGCTTACCGCCGGTCTGCTCGACAAGGCCGATGACGGTGAACTCTACCTGCAATATCGCAAGTCGGAAGCGTTCGGCTTCGATGACGGCCGGCTGAAGACCGCGTCGTTCAACACCGATTCGGGGTTCGGCCTGCGTGCCGTTTCGGGCGAGGCCACGGCCTTCGCCCATGCCAGCGAGATCAGCGCCGACGCGATCCGCCGCGCGGGCGAGACGATGGCGCTGATCGATCCCGGCGCAGGCGCGAAGGCGACACCGCCGCGTCACAACAATCGGCACCTTTATACCGATGCCGATCCCCTCGACCTCGTGCCGTTCGCCGACAAGGTGAACCTGTGCCAGACGATCGACGCCGCGGCGCGCGCCCGCGACCCGCGCGTCGCCCAGGTGTCGGTGGGGCTGCTGGGGAGCTGGCAGGTGGTGGAGATCGTGCGGCCCGACGGCTTCATCGCCACCGACATCCGCCCGCTCACGCGGCTCAATGTCAACATCACGGTGGAGGCCAATGGCCGGCGCGAAAGCGGCAATTTCGGCCTGGGCGGGCGCGCCGTGTACGAAAATCTGCTGAAGCCGGAGACGTGGAACCGCGCGATCGACGAAGCGCTGGCACAGGCGCTCACCAATCTCGAATCGGTCGACGCGCCGTCGGGCGTCATGCCGGTGCTGCTCGGACCGGGCTGGCCCGGCGTCCTGCTGCACGAGGCGGTGGGGCACGGGCTCGAGGGCGATTTCAACCGCAAGGGCACCAGCGCCTTTTCCGGTCGCATCGGCGAACGCGTCGCCGCGCCCGGCGTGACCGTGGTCGATGACGGTTCGCTGGCCGATCGACGCGGTTCGCTGTCGATCGACGACGAGGGAACGCCCACCCAGGAAAACGTGCTGATCGAGGACGGTATCCTGAAAGGCTATATCCAGGACCGGCTCAACGCCCGGTTGATGGGTGTGGAGCCGACCGGCAACGGCCGCCGGCAGGGATATGAATATGCGCCGATGCCGCGCATGACCAACACCTTCATGAAGGCCGGCATGGACGATCCCGCCGAGCTGATGAGCCGCGTGAAGAAGGGCATATACGCCAAGGCCTTCGGCGGCGGGCAGGTGGATATCGTGTCGGGCAAATTCGTCTTTTCCTGCACCGAGGCGTACAGGATCGAAAACGGCAAGCTGGGCGCCCCGATCAAGGGCGCGACGCTGATCGGCGACGGACCCACCGCGCTGACCAAGGTGCTGGGCATCGGCAACGACTTCGCGCTGGACGAAGGCATCGGCATGTGCGGCAAGGGCGGGCAGAGCGTGCCGGCCGGCGTGGGACAGCCGACGCTGCTGGTCGACGGGCTGACGGTAGGCGGAACCGCGGCGTGA
- a CDS encoding zinc-finger domain-containing protein: MIPPPETLKVTTRRVACDGATDIPGGAALGHPRVWLEISDLGYVDCGYCDRRFILAGGPADGMDQAELRDHGDGAGR, encoded by the coding sequence ATGATTCCGCCGCCCGAAACGCTCAAGGTCACCACGCGCCGCGTCGCCTGCGACGGCGCCACCGATATTCCGGGCGGCGCCGCGCTCGGCCATCCGCGGGTCTGGCTGGAGATTTCCGATCTGGGCTATGTCGATTGCGGCTATTGCGACCGCCGTTTCATCCTGGCGGGCGGCCCTGCCGACGGCATGGACCAGGCCGAGCTGCGCGACCATGGGGATGGTGCCGGGCGCTGA
- a CDS encoding ABC transporter ATP-binding protein, whose product MTDAAIEIEGLSKTYEGGKQALDNVDLTVPRGQIFGLLGPNGAGKSTLINILAGLVNKTGGRASIWGFDIDRHPRNAKVSIGIVNQEITFDPFFTPFETLEIQAGLFGVPKGRRQSMDLLRAMHLEDKARAYSRTLSGGMKRRLMVAKAMVHSPPVLVLDEPTAGVDIELRQQLWQYVRRLHARGVTVVLTTHYLEEAEELCDRIAIIHHGRIIANERTRDLVNMAQEKLVEVTVDRDVAALPENSCFQQIERRDDRVLAVTYNKKDVNAGEVLSAIQRDGYGIVDVSTREPDLEDVFLNLTRAA is encoded by the coding sequence ATGACCGATGCGGCGATCGAGATCGAGGGTCTGTCGAAGACCTATGAGGGCGGCAAGCAGGCGCTCGACAATGTCGACCTGACGGTGCCCAGGGGGCAGATCTTCGGCCTGCTGGGGCCCAACGGCGCGGGCAAGTCGACGCTGATCAACATCCTGGCCGGGCTGGTGAACAAGACCGGGGGCCGTGCCAGCATCTGGGGCTTCGACATCGACCGGCATCCCCGCAATGCCAAGGTGTCGATCGGAATCGTCAATCAGGAGATCACCTTCGATCCCTTCTTCACGCCCTTCGAGACGCTGGAGATCCAGGCCGGACTGTTCGGCGTGCCCAAGGGCCGGCGGCAGTCGATGGACCTGTTGCGCGCCATGCACCTGGAGGACAAGGCCCGGGCCTATTCGCGCACGCTGTCGGGCGGCATGAAGCGCCGGCTGATGGTGGCAAAGGCGATGGTGCATTCGCCGCCGGTGCTGGTGCTCGACGAACCGACGGCGGGCGTCGATATCGAGCTGCGTCAGCAATTGTGGCAATATGTCCGCAGGCTCCATGCGCGCGGCGTGACGGTAGTGTTGACCACGCACTATCTCGAAGAGGCCGAGGAGCTGTGCGACCGCATCGCCATCATTCATCATGGCCGCATCATCGCCAACGAGCGGACCCGCGACCTCGTCAACATGGCACAGGAAAAGCTGGTCGAGGTGACAGTCGACCGCGATGTGGCGGCGCTGCCCGAAAATAGCTGTTTCCAGCAAATCGAGCGCAGGGACGATCGGGTGCTCGCCGTGACCTATAACAAGAAGGACGTGAATGCCGGCGAAGTGCTCTCCGCGATCCAGCGCGACGGATACGGCATCGTCGACGTGTCCACGCGCGAGCCCGATCTGGAGGACGTGTTCCTGAACCTGACGCGCGCAGCGTGA
- the nadB gene encoding L-aspartate oxidase, whose product MATTEHACDVLVIGSGAAGLTAALNLADRFRVTVLAKGRLNEGSTAWAQGGIAAVLEPGDTFDSHIEDTMIAGAGLNNRAVVETVVEGAPAAIERLIELGVPFNMDGDILHLTREGGHSHRRIVHVNDATGWAVQEALLNAATAHPNIRLVSDMVAIDLATSRHEERYSGAGNVWGVYAANRATGRVELFTARATVLATGGAGRTYRFSTAPKGATGDGIAMAWRAGARVSNMEFMQFHPTCLYNLEVKNFLITEAVRGEGGRLLIPETGHRFMPDFDERAELAPRDIVARAIDHEIKRLGLDHVHLDISHMGADFVTAHFPTIRAKLEMLGIDMTSEPIPVVPAQHYTCGGVVVDRDGRTDLPGLYAAGEVTQSGLHGANRLASNSLLECFVFGEAAAKHIDRCWNDLPPPPAIRPWDESRVTDSDEEVVIKQNWTEIRRFMWNYVGIVRTTKRLERAAHRIKLLSDEIEDYYGHFRVTPDLIELRNLLQAADLVVRSALHRKESRGLHYTLDYPDTLPEAVDTILVP is encoded by the coding sequence TTGGCCACCACCGAACATGCTTGCGACGTCCTCGTCATCGGCTCCGGCGCCGCGGGGCTGACGGCGGCACTGAACCTGGCCGACCGGTTTCGGGTGACGGTTCTCGCCAAGGGCAGGTTGAACGAGGGGTCGACCGCCTGGGCGCAGGGCGGCATCGCCGCGGTGCTGGAACCGGGCGACACGTTCGACAGCCATATCGAGGATACGATGATCGCCGGCGCCGGCCTCAACAACCGGGCGGTCGTGGAGACGGTGGTGGAGGGCGCACCGGCGGCGATCGAGCGGCTGATCGAACTGGGCGTTCCGTTCAACATGGACGGCGACATCCTCCATCTGACGCGGGAGGGCGGACACAGCCACCGCCGGATCGTCCATGTCAACGACGCGACCGGATGGGCTGTGCAGGAGGCGCTGCTCAACGCCGCGACCGCGCATCCCAATATCCGGCTGGTGTCCGACATGGTGGCGATCGACCTCGCGACCTCGCGACACGAGGAGCGCTATTCCGGCGCGGGCAATGTCTGGGGCGTCTATGCCGCCAACCGCGCCACCGGCCGGGTGGAGCTGTTCACCGCGCGGGCAACGGTGCTGGCAACCGGCGGTGCGGGCCGCACCTATCGTTTCTCGACCGCGCCGAAAGGCGCCACGGGCGACGGGATCGCGATGGCGTGGCGCGCGGGCGCGCGCGTGTCGAACATGGAGTTCATGCAGTTCCACCCGACCTGCCTTTACAATCTCGAGGTCAAGAATTTCCTGATCACCGAGGCGGTACGCGGCGAAGGCGGGCGATTGCTGATTCCCGAAACCGGGCACCGCTTCATGCCCGATTTCGACGAGCGCGCCGAACTCGCCCCGCGCGACATCGTGGCGCGCGCGATCGACCATGAAATCAAGCGGCTCGGCCTCGATCACGTCCATCTCGACATCAGTCACATGGGCGCGGACTTCGTGACGGCGCATTTCCCGACGATCCGTGCCAAGCTCGAAATGCTGGGCATCGACATGACCAGCGAGCCGATTCCGGTCGTCCCTGCACAGCATTACACCTGTGGCGGCGTGGTGGTGGACCGCGACGGCCGCACCGACCTGCCGGGCCTCTATGCCGCGGGCGAGGTGACGCAGTCGGGACTGCACGGCGCCAACCGGCTGGCGTCGAATTCGCTGCTGGAATGTTTCGTGTTCGGCGAGGCGGCGGCGAAGCATATCGACCGCTGCTGGAACGACCTCCCCCCGCCGCCCGCCATCCGGCCGTGGGACGAAAGCCGCGTGACCGATTCGGACGAGGAAGTCGTCATCAAGCAGAACTGGACCGAGATCCGGCGCTTCATGTGGAATTATGTCGGGATCGTCCGCACCACCAAGCGGCTGGAGCGCGCGGCGCACCGCATCAAGCTGCTGAGCGACGAGATCGAGGACTATTACGGCCATTTCCGCGTCACCCCCGACCTGATCGAGCTTCGCAACCTGCTGCAGGCGGCCGATCTGGTGGTCCGATCCGCCCTCCACCGCAAGGAAAGCCGCGGCCTGCACTATACGCTCGATTACCCCGACACGCTGCCGGAGGCGGTCGACACCATTCTGGTGCCTTGA
- a CDS encoding cation:proton antiporter: MNDSALENLDFTSLGAILFVASLVAIMMHRVKLPYSVGLTVAGIGLALLPVQVPMALTPDLIFFVLLPPLVFEAAIQIPWRPFRRELPLLLALVLPGVTLAAAVVAGGMHWLVGWSWLGAAFFGVLIAATDPVAVIATFKTMRVERRLHLLVESESLLNDGVAAVGFAILVSIAAGGSAAPAEIGIELVRNIAGAIAAGAATALPLILIAGRTRDRLVEITLTMLIAYGSFLLAEHFHCSGVLATLTAGLIVGNYGFLGSISEDGRQGVRNHWEFVAFLINSVIFILIGGRETQMPILAVIEAAGTATLLSLAGRAVAVYPVMMAFAKTRLRVPWKYKHVLFWGGLRGALALALALALPASVPERGTIITVAFAVVAFSIFVQGLSIPWVIEKLGLITTSGEADLGSARIAETDRG, from the coding sequence ATGAACGACAGCGCGTTGGAAAACCTGGATTTCACATCGCTGGGGGCGATCCTGTTCGTCGCCTCGCTGGTCGCGATCATGATGCACCGGGTGAAGCTTCCCTACAGCGTCGGCCTGACCGTGGCCGGGATCGGCCTTGCGCTGCTGCCGGTGCAGGTGCCGATGGCGCTGACGCCGGATCTGATCTTCTTCGTGCTTCTGCCGCCGCTGGTGTTCGAAGCCGCGATCCAGATCCCCTGGCGGCCGTTCCGGCGGGAACTGCCGCTGCTGCTGGCGCTCGTATTGCCGGGGGTCACCCTGGCCGCGGCGGTGGTCGCCGGGGGGATGCACTGGCTGGTCGGGTGGAGCTGGCTGGGTGCGGCCTTTTTCGGCGTCCTGATCGCGGCGACCGATCCGGTCGCGGTGATCGCGACGTTCAAGACCATGCGCGTCGAACGCCGGCTGCACCTGCTGGTGGAATCCGAAAGCCTGCTGAACGACGGCGTCGCGGCGGTGGGTTTCGCTATCCTCGTTTCCATCGCGGCGGGCGGAAGCGCCGCGCCGGCGGAGATCGGGATCGAGCTTGTGCGCAATATCGCGGGTGCCATCGCCGCCGGCGCGGCGACCGCGCTGCCGCTGATCCTGATCGCCGGGCGGACGCGTGATCGCCTGGTGGAAATCACGCTGACCATGCTGATCGCCTACGGTTCCTTCCTTCTGGCCGAGCATTTCCATTGCTCCGGCGTGCTGGCGACGCTGACGGCGGGGCTGATCGTGGGCAATTACGGCTTTCTCGGCTCGATTTCCGAAGACGGCCGGCAGGGCGTGCGAAACCATTGGGAATTCGTCGCCTTCCTGATCAACTCCGTCATCTTCATCCTGATCGGCGGGCGCGAGACGCAGATGCCGATCCTCGCGGTGATCGAAGCGGCCGGCACCGCCACGCTTCTGTCGCTCGCGGGGCGTGCGGTGGCGGTCTATCCGGTGATGATGGCGTTTGCGAAAACGCGCCTCAGGGTGCCGTGGAAATACAAGCACGTGCTGTTCTGGGGCGGCCTGCGCGGTGCGCTTGCCCTCGCGCTCGCCCTGGCGCTGCCGGCCAGCGTGCCGGAACGCGGCACGATCATCACCGTGGCCTTCGCCGTGGTCGCCTTCTCCATCTTCGTCCAGGGGCTGAGCATTCCCTGGGTCATCGAGAAGCTCGGCCTGATCACCACCTCCGGCGAGGCCGACCTAGGGTCCGCACGGATCGCGGAGACCGACCGGGGATAG